The following proteins come from a genomic window of Triticum aestivum cultivar Chinese Spring chromosome 6A, IWGSC CS RefSeq v2.1, whole genome shotgun sequence:
- the LOC123131969 gene encoding AT-hook motif nuclear-localized protein 2, whose amino-acid sequence METAMETSPPAAETKKEPTPPAAETKKGPTPPAVAQPVPETKKEPTPPAPAPSAPPPAPAAAVVVAARGDGKRKRGRPRKYGPDGGLLRPLNATPISASVPDDSGGGHYTPASAVGAAMKRGRGRPVGFISRAAPVVAMPMPVPVTAATPTPAVVVSTPPPPAPMSSSAAAPTQQLVPPLGDVVGCASGANFTPHILNVATGEDINMKVISFSQQGPRAICILSANGVISNVTLRQHDSLGGTVTYEGRFELLSLSGSFTPTEKGGSRDRCGGMSVSLAAADGRVIGGGVAGLLVAASPVQVVVGSFLPSYQMEQNGKKPVIEMKTVAAQPAMGFTISSGGDMEDSYSGSQARAGKGASAFRVENWTAQPVASAPPAAEARRTPSSEAAKVPVSGG is encoded by the exons ATGGAGACGGCGATGGAGACCTCGCCGCCGGCGGCAGAGACCAAGAAGGAGCCGACGCCGCCTGCGGCAGAGACCAAGAAGGGGCCGACGCCGCCTGCGGTCGCGCAGCCTGTGCCAGAGACCAAGAAGGAGCCGACGCCGCCGGCTCCTGCTCCTTCTGctcctcctcccgcgccggcggcggcggtggtggtggcagcgaGAGGGGACGGGAAGCGGAAGAGGGGGCGGCCGAGGAAGTACGGGCCGGACGGGGGCCTGCTGCGGCCGCTGAACGCGACGCCGATCTCGGCGTCGGTGCCGGACGACTCCGGCGGGGGGCACTACACGCCCGCGTCCGCCGTGGGGGCCGCCATGAAGCGGGGCAGGGGGCGGCCCGTGGGGTTCATCAGCCGCGCGGCGCCCGTGGTGGCGATGCCGATGCCGGTGCCGGTGACGGCCGCCACGCCGACCCCCGCGGTGGTCGTCTCCacgccgccgccccccgcgcccatgtcctcgtccgccgccgccccgacgcagCAGCTCGTGCCGCCCCTAG GCGATGTGGTAGGATGTGCTTCCGGTGCGAATTTTACACCTCATATCTTGAATGTTGCTACCGGTGAG GATATTAATATGAAGGTCATATCTTTCTCCCAACAAGGCCCAAGGGCGATTTGCATTCTGTCCGCCAATGGTGTGATTTCGAATGTTACGTTGCGTCAGCATGATTCTTTAGGTGGTACAGTGACTTACGAG GGCCGGTTTGAGCTGCTTTCCCTGTCCGGATCTTTCACGCCGACCGAGAAGGGCGGATCCAGAGACCGCTGCGGCGGGATGAGCGTCTCTCTAGCGGCCGCCGATGGCCGCGTCATCGGAGGCGGCGTGGCTGGCCTCCTTGTTGCCGCAAGCCCGGTTCAG GTTGTGGTGGGAAGCTTCCTTCCGAGCTACCAGATGGAGCAGAACGGCAAGAAGCCGGTGATCGAGATGAAGACGGTGGCGGCGCAGCCGGCCATGGGGTTCACCATCTCCAGCGGCGGCGACATGGAGGACTCGTACAGCGGAAGCCAGGCACGGGCCGGTAAGGGTGCGTCAGCGTTCAGGGTGGAGAACTGGACCGCCCAGCCGGTGGCATCGGCGCCGCCCGCAGCCGAGGCGAGGAGGACGCCGTCGTCGGAGGCGGCCAAGGTCCCCGTCTCCGGAGGGTGA